A region of Lagenorhynchus albirostris chromosome 20, mLagAlb1.1, whole genome shotgun sequence DNA encodes the following proteins:
- the EVI2A gene encoding protein EVI2A isoform X1 — protein MITSILTDMEHTGHYLHLAFLMTTVFSLSPGTKANYTHLWANNTTVLDPDIQNKMGRSQNENINTNPTTPEVDKKVISTKMPEIATSSHMASLTPKSELELYISSVVRNSSPAVHSVENTSKSHSEIFKKGVCEETNNKMAMLVCLIIIVVLFLICTILFLSTVVLANKVSSLRRSKQVGKRQPRSNGDFLASSGLWPAESDTWKRAKQLTGPNLMMQSTGVLTATRERKDEEGTEKLTN, from the exons ATG ATTACCAGTATACTCACGGACATGGAACACACAGGACATTACCTGCATCTTGCCTTTCTGATGACAACagttttttctttgtctcctgGAACAAAAGCAAACTATACCCATCTGTGGGCTAATAATACTACTGTCTTGGATCCAGATATTCAAAATAAGATGGGCAGAagccaaaatgaaaacattaacacAAACCCTACAACTCCTGAAGTAGATAAAAAAGTTATTTCTACAAAAATGCCTGAAATAGCAACATCATCTCACATGGCATCTTTAACTCCTAAATCTGAACTGGAGCTTTATATATCTTCCGTTGTCAGGAACAGTTCTCCAGCAGTACATAGCGTTGAAAACACAAGCAAAAGTCACAGCGAAATTTTCAAAAAAGGTGTCTGCGaggaaaccaacaacaaaatgGCTATGCTAGTTTGCTTAATTATAATTGTGGTgctttttcttatctgtacaattttatttctatcaaCTGTGGTTCTGGCAAACAAAGTCTCATCTCTCAGACGATCAAAACAAGTAGGCAAGCGTCAGCCTAGAAGCAATGGCGATTTTCTGGCAAGCAGTGGTCTATGGCCTGCTGAATCAGACACTTGGAAAAGAGCAAAACAGCTCACAGGGCCTAACCTAATGATGCAATCTACTGGAGTGCTCACAGctacaagggaaagaaaagatgaagaagGAACTGAAAAACTCACCAACTAA
- the EVI2A gene encoding protein EVI2A isoform X2, producing MEHTGHYLHLAFLMTTVFSLSPGTKANYTHLWANNTTVLDPDIQNKMGRSQNENINTNPTTPEVDKKVISTKMPEIATSSHMASLTPKSELELYISSVVRNSSPAVHSVENTSKSHSEIFKKGVCEETNNKMAMLVCLIIIVVLFLICTILFLSTVVLANKVSSLRRSKQVGKRQPRSNGDFLASSGLWPAESDTWKRAKQLTGPNLMMQSTGVLTATRERKDEEGTEKLTN from the coding sequence ATGGAACACACAGGACATTACCTGCATCTTGCCTTTCTGATGACAACagttttttctttgtctcctgGAACAAAAGCAAACTATACCCATCTGTGGGCTAATAATACTACTGTCTTGGATCCAGATATTCAAAATAAGATGGGCAGAagccaaaatgaaaacattaacacAAACCCTACAACTCCTGAAGTAGATAAAAAAGTTATTTCTACAAAAATGCCTGAAATAGCAACATCATCTCACATGGCATCTTTAACTCCTAAATCTGAACTGGAGCTTTATATATCTTCCGTTGTCAGGAACAGTTCTCCAGCAGTACATAGCGTTGAAAACACAAGCAAAAGTCACAGCGAAATTTTCAAAAAAGGTGTCTGCGaggaaaccaacaacaaaatgGCTATGCTAGTTTGCTTAATTATAATTGTGGTgctttttcttatctgtacaattttatttctatcaaCTGTGGTTCTGGCAAACAAAGTCTCATCTCTCAGACGATCAAAACAAGTAGGCAAGCGTCAGCCTAGAAGCAATGGCGATTTTCTGGCAAGCAGTGGTCTATGGCCTGCTGAATCAGACACTTGGAAAAGAGCAAAACAGCTCACAGGGCCTAACCTAATGATGCAATCTACTGGAGTGCTCACAGctacaagggaaagaaaagatgaagaagGAACTGAAAAACTCACCAACTAA